From the Cryptococcus neoformans var. neoformans JEC21 chromosome 6 sequence genome, the window AGGTTTAGCAGGGACGTCAGTATAGAAAATGCTGACAATATAGTCAGCACATGTCACAATAGAAATGGAGGGAAATCTCACTTAGCAATGGTAGTAACGTTTAACGTCGCCATCCATGTCAGTGGCATCAGAGTCAGAGTCAGAATCAACGTCCATGTCCTCAGAGTCATCGTCAATCTCAGGATAAAATCGAAGAATTTCTCATCCAAGGCCATGGGATCGCAAAAGGGCTTGGTaaagaggttgaggagtaATAACGACGATCTTTGCAGCGTCAAAAAAGATATTGGGGAAGTGATGATAGAAATATTCCATTGTGGTAAGGCGTTGTATACGTGTGTATAAGGGTTGAATGAAGATTGTTGAGAGTATAAGAAACGCTGAGGAGAGTGTTTGAAAAGTGGAttgagaaaagagaaagaaaagccGAACTGGGAGACGGAGGGGATTTTATACCCACCAGCGAACTCCTTGCTTATCGATTCTAGCACGGCCATGGGGTGAGTTCTCACGAAGCAGCTCAACAGCTGACTGTGTTTACACAGCTCGGTGTAAATTTCAAGCAGAGGACGGTTTCCTGCTAACCAAGTCATACACCGCCGCAGTGCGAAACCTCATACGAGAGCCGGGCGAAGGCAGAAATCGTCACGTTGGCGTTGATAAGGATGATACGCACTCAGATTGAAAGTCATGATGTGGCTCTTTTATCGCGATGACATCGGGGAAGAAAGTTGCTGACGAAAGGGCAGTATGACAGGTGCGAATGCCCATCGAGTGCAGTGTGGAAGTTTCGTAGGCAGTATTCATCGCTGGTCAGCTCCCTTATTACTATTTTGAGATCGTCGGTCcttcgttgttgttggtcCGGAGGAAAGGCGGTCAAAGCCGTTAACCTCAAGATAAAATTACGTAAGCTGCAAAAAGTCGAACTGCTCGGCTACAACATTTGACTGGGAGGAGTTCGATCTTTGAGTCCACCACATCTCTCAGtcctcttttcccctttccccctGTGTTTATCTCTTCCGATAGACCTCCATACCCCCAGGATCCTCCTAGATATCCAATTCAACCTTTGaaccaagaagaaagaggcaAATATCATCAAGATGGACACCTGGGCGGTGGTCGACCAGAATGAGAAGCACTACGTCTCTTCAGACGTTCCTCGTAGAATGTAAATACTTCCTATTGGCTCTATTATTGGTCCAACCTAATTCAATTGTGGTTTGTAGAAAACATATTCAGTTTCAACCATTCACACCCAAGGATATTGTCCGAATTTCAGAAGTCCAAGTTAGCATTGCCGAGCTGTATCAGAATAATGAGGATGGAACAAGAACTACGGCTCTTCAAGGACCTTTGGATGCCCGTATGGTGTGTCTTAGTcacatatatatatacgCTTATAAAGCGCTTACCACGTTGCACGTACATACAGGGACCCAacgagaagggaaagaagtgTGCGACTTGTGGCGAAGACACTCAGAAATGTGTTGGGCATTATGGTTACATCAAGCTTGTTTTGCCTGTATTCCATATCGGATACTTTAGGCCCACCATCAATATGCTCTCTTGTATATGTAAAGTAAGGCCTTTGACATATTCTTCGTCGCCAATTACTAATGATTGCTACAGACTTGTGCTCGTGTCCTTCTACCAGAGACAGAACGCGCTTCCTTCCTTAAACGTTTTCGTCGCCCTAACCTCGAATCTCTTCAACGTCAATCTGCTGCCAAAGCTGTCCTCGCAGCCTGTAAGAAGCAAAATATATGTACGTACTGCGGTGCCCCCAACGGTATCGTCAAGAAGTCCGGTCCCCTTAGGATTTCGCACGAACCCTACCGAGCGGCCAAGATGGCAAGTATGAAGGATGAGTGGATGGCGACCTTCAAAAATGCGGTGGCGGAGAATCAGGCGGTTGCAACGCATTTAGCCAAGGCTGTGGATGATTTGAATCCGTTAAAGGTGTTAAACTTGTTCGAAAGAATTACTGCGGAGGTGCGTTCACTTCACTACATGTTTAGGGCTTCGCTAATGAATTCCTAGGATTGCGAGTTACTATCATTACATCCTGAAGTTGGTAGACCTGAAGATTACATTTGGCAATACATCTCTGTACCACCTCCTTGTATTCGACCATCTGTTGCTTCAGAGGCTGGAAAGTGAGTTTTGTCCCGTAATCCATTTGGATTCTTGCTGAGAACACGGCAGCAACGAAGATGACCTGACGGCCAAGCTCGCCGAGATTGTCAACTATAACAATACCCTGGCACTCATGATGGACTTGGGTAGGGGTATTGAGATGATTTCGGTGAGTAGATAACGCGAAGCCAAATTTTTAAAGCTAAAGGGGGAATTTAGTCCAACTGGGAAGTCTTGGGTCAAGCAGTTGCGCTGTATATTAACTCTCAAGCACCTGGTATGCAAACCATTGGCGTAAGTTCGTCCATTAATAtacctttttttcgctGAGCCACGCATAGAGTAAGCCCATCCGAGGTTTCGTACAACGCCTCAAGGGTAAACAAGGTCGATTCCGAGGTAATCTTTCCGGTAAACGTGTCGACTTTTCCGGACGAACTGTCATTGGTCCAGACCCGAATCTCCGTATCGACGAAGTCGCCGTTCCAGAAAAGGTCGCCGTCAAGCTTTCATATCCAGAAAGAGTGACAGATTACAATCTTCAACTTATGCGACAAGCGATCATCAACGGTTCAAAGCTTCATCCTGGTGCGAATGTGCTGGAAAGAAAACATGAGAATGGATCCACCGTGCGGATCTCGCTGAATGTCATGAAGGATTTGGAAGCGAGGAAAAGATATGCGAGAGAGTTACAGATTGGAGATATTGTACACCGACATGTGAGGGATGGAGAGTAAGTTGGAATGATAGTTAATACGGAGAGGTAATGCTAATTATGAGCAGTATTGTATTGTTTAACCGACAGCCGTCTTTGCACAAGCTGTCTATCATGTGTCATCGAGTCCGAGTCAGGCCCTGGCGGACGTTCCGGTTGAACGAATGTGTCTGTAACCCTTACAACGCCGATTTCGATGGTGACGAAATGAATTTACGTATGTCACCTCATCCTGTATCAAGTTAGAGCACTAATTGTTTTGTATAGACGTTCCGCAAACTGAGGAAGCTCGTACAGAAGCTCTCGAACTCATGTCGGTCAAGAAGAACCTGGTTACACCGCGAAACGGAGAACCCATTATTGCTGCTATTCAGGATTTCATCACAGCCGCCTACCTGCTCTCTCGACGAGACCGATTCTACGATCGACAACAGTTCACGCAGATTGTTTCTTACCTCGATGATGCCAACTTGAAGATTGAGATGCCTCCTCCGACTATCTGGAAGCCTGTCAGACTCTGGACTGGTAAACAAATTTTCAACCTTCTCATGCGACCCAATAAGGAATCCAAAGTACTCGTCAATCTCGAAGCTAAGTGCCGAACGCTCGTCGACCCCGCCAAGGAAGACCGTTTTCCTCCCGACATGTCTCCCAATGACGGATACCTTGTCATCCAGAACAGTGAGATCATGTGTGGTGTCTTCGACAAAAACACGGTTGGTGACGGAAAAAAGAACTCGGTGTTCGGTGTCATTCTGAGGGATTACGGACCTGAGGAAGCGGCGCAGGCGATGAACAGATTAGCCAAGATTGCAGCTAGGTGGTTAGCAAACATCGGTTTCTCTCTCGGTATCAACGATGTTATCCCCGGTCCTATCCTCCATGCGTCTAAGGATGCCCGTGTCGAGAAAGCTTATGATGAATGTGACGTTTTCATCGATCTTGCTAAGAAGGGCAAATTGGAGAATGCGCCCGGTTGTGACCAAGAAGCCACTCTGGAGTCAAAGATCTCAAAGACACTTTCCGACGTCCGAGAAGCTGTCGGTAAGATTTGTATGCAGGAGTTGAGTAGACACAATGCCCCTCTTATCATGGCCACCTGTGGTTCTAAAGGTAAGTCGGCTGTATCGAATCAAGAAGGTCATTGCTGACAAAAATATAGGTTCCGTCATTAACGTCGCCCAAATGGTTGCCTGTGTCGGTCAACAGATCATTGGTGGTTCTCGTGTTCGAAACGGTTTCCAGGATCGGTCGCTTCCTCACTTCCGCAAAAAGTCCAAGAACCCTCCCTCCAAGGGGTTCGTCCGcaattctttcttctccggCCTCACTCCTCCCGAATTCCTTTTCCACGCCATGTCTGGTCGAGAAGGTCTGGTCGACACTGCAGTCAAGACTGCCGAAACCGGTTATATGGCTCGTCGATTGATGAAGGCGCTTGAGGACTTGTGTACACACTATGATCTGAGTGTTAGGAATTCGGTTGGAGGTATCGTGCAGTTCCAATACGGTGACGATATGCTTGATCCGGCTTGTTTGGAAGGTGATGCTACGCCTGTGGAGTACGTTCGAAGTTGGACGCATGCTTGTGTAAGTTTTCTCCCCCCGTCTTATGTGTGAG encodes:
- a CDS encoding DNA-directed RNA polymerase iii largest subunit, putative encodes the protein MDTWAVVDQNEKHYVSSDVPRRIKHIQFQPFTPKDIVRISEVQVSIAELYQNNEDGTRTTALQGPLDARMGPNEKGKKCATCGEDTQKCVGHYGYIKLVLPVFHIGYFRPTINMLSCICKTCARVLLPETERASFLKRFRRPNLESLQRQSAAKAVLAACKKQNICTYCGAPNGIVKKSGPLRISHEPYRAAKMASMKDEWMATFKNAVAENQAVATHLAKAVDDLNPLKVLNLFERITAEDCELLSLHPEVGRPEDYIWQYISVPPPCIRPSVASEAGNNEDDLTAKLAEIVNYNNTLALMMDLGRGIEMISSNWEVLGQAVALYINSQAPGMQTIGSKPIRGFVQRLKGKQGRFRGNLSGKRVDFSGRTVIGPDPNLRIDEVAVPEKVAVKLSYPERVTDYNLQLMRQAIINGSKLHPGANVLERKHENGSTVRISLNVMKDLEARKRYARELQIGDIVHRHVRDGDIVLFNRQPSLHKLSIMCHRVRVRPWRTFRLNECVCNPYNADFDGDEMNLHVPQTEEARTEALELMSVKKNLVTPRNGEPIIAAIQDFITAAYLLSRRDRFYDRQQFTQIVSYLDDANLKIEMPPPTIWKPVRLWTGKQIFNLLMRPNKESKVLVNLEAKCRTLVDPAKEDRFPPDMSPNDGYLVIQNSEIMCGVFDKNTVGDGKKNSVFGVILRDYGPEEAAQAMNRLAKIAARWLANIGFSLGINDVIPGPILHASKDARVEKAYDECDVFIDLAKKGKLENAPGCDQEATLESKISKTLSDVREAVGKICMQELSRHNAPLIMATCGSKGSVINVAQMVACVGQQIIGGSRVRNGFQDRSLPHFRKKSKNPPSKGFVRNSFFSGLTPPEFLFHAMSGREGLVDTAVKTAETGYMARRLMKALEDLCTHYDLSVRNSVGGIVQFQYGDDMLDPACLEGDATPVEYVRSWTHACRTAGNQGRALYPYEVRRIAARIYPESFVPPNFSPSLPKTKSRRRKEPTPPPPVVAPTLPKEWEGCHHKFRENTYKFVVDKIVKQMVDQRLARGLPDADDEEMAEEYEALLNSDDPAVQRVLENANKVTEAQLSSFLENCRIRYLRAKIEPGSTVGAVGAQSIGEPGTQMTLKTFHFAGVASMNVTLGVPRIKEIINAAKVISTPIIAAELAIPESETAARIVKGRIEKTVLGDIAAVIEESWTNANAYIEVHIDMDAVRRLQLEISLESIKWALVRANKLKIPEGSIHISQKTSRIRIWIDESDKDKGVGIYERLKFLKRAIPSVQVKGLPAIERGVVTKDEKNEKIHRLLVTGYGLSEVMGTEGVDGLKTKTNHVMETQQVLGIEAARSTIYNEIQTTMKSHGMSIDPRHVMLLGDVMTYKGEVLGITRFGVQKMKDSVLMLASFEKTTDHLFDASLYSKKDEIQGVSECIIMGTPAPGCGTSLASIVTPAPPLPSKKPLLFEAAYKAGQHRMSKGMMVAAY